The following nucleotide sequence is from Paroedura picta isolate Pp20150507F chromosome 1, Ppicta_v3.0, whole genome shotgun sequence.
CTGAGCTAGAATTACAGTCTGAGACACAGAATCCtaaattcaataggaacaaatgtaaagttctgcatttaggaagaaaaaccaaatacatcaatatagaatgggggagacttgtcttggcagtagcatgtgtgaaaaggatctaggagtcgtagtagaccatacattgaacatgagtcagcagtgtgactcggtggctcaaaaggcaaatgggatttggggctgtatcaaatggagtatcgtgtctagatcatgggaggtgatggtaccgctttgctttggttcggcctcacttggagtactgtgttcagttttgggccccacagttgaagagggatgttgacaaactggaacgtgtccagaggagggcaaaaaagaggggtttggagaccaagatgtatgaagaaaggttgggggaccttggtctgtttagcctggagaggagacgactgagaggggatctgataaccatcttcaagtatttaaaagggtgccatatggaggatggagcagagttgttctctcttgccccagagggatagaccagaacgaatgggatgaaattaatgcaaaagaaattccgtctcaacatccagaagaagttcttgacagtcagagcggtttctcagtggcttgctcgggaggtggtgggttccccatctttggaaatttttaaacagagtctggataaacatctgatggagaggctgattctgtgaaggttcaagggggtagcaggttacactgtcagcgatagggttgtgggtgttctgcatagtgcagggagttggactagatgacccaggaggtcccaactctatgattttaaagCGGGAAGCGGAAAAAATGGACCTTAGGACATGCTTGGACCAATGTCTGTTATTTCCTCGATGCTGCAAATGTTCTAGAAGCAGCAAATGTTCTAGAAGGAATTACTGATCTGGCTGGAATTTTTTATTTGCTTCTCAACTTTTCCAATATTTTCGTTTCAGTTTGAACCTGTACACACAAATACACAGACCCACACATGGATGCCCATTTTAACATGCTTTTCCCTTTAAACAAAAGTTTTAGAAGTAACAGACGCTGCTGCTTTGGTGCTTTTTGcacattcctctccccctcctttctttaTATCATTTTAACATTAACAACACAGTTATGCATTTGGGGAAATGGGGCTGTAGGCAGGGATTCGAATTGTGCAAGGGctggtgatatatatatatatatcatatatatatatatcatatatatatatatcatatatatatatatatatatatatatatatatatatatatatataaatgcattCCAATTGCTATTCTGAACAATTATTCAGATGTGTTGCCTGAGTTGCCTTTGTCTAAGGGTTGTAGTTTTTTCCTGGTAGAGCTcctgagctttttaaaaatgtatatgacATGCAGAAGTTCAACAGGCATCACTGTGCTGCAAACACATTATGCTTTAAATTTCTACCTGTCTGATTCATTGCTTAAAGCCACAGAAGCCCTACCAGGAAGGAAAAGATGACAATCTTCAAATGTTGACAATGAAGGCTGGGACAATGTCGTAAAGTTGAGGCAGAGTTCTCCACAGGTGTGCCTTTATACTGTATCCTGaatgtgttttaaaatattacacTGATATGCCTTTCTTCATGTAATGTTATTAGACCGCAGTTGCTGCTAAAAGTGTTGAATTCACCAGAAATGAAAAATGCCAAAATTGCATGTTTATTCCCAATCCGAACGAAACCACTTTTTactgagggtggggtgggtgtATAATGTTCTGCTACCTTAAATGAATGATGCTCTCTGTGTGagtttgtgtttttaaataaaCAGCATCTATATTTGAAATAAAGCAGCTTTAATtcaaaaactggaaaaaaaataaactttgaaacaaAAGACACCCAGTTTATCCCttattttcatttcattctgtacataacattttaaaagcatcaaCCACTGGTGGGAAGAGCTAAAATGAAATTTCCAGAGGTTTCTGGTAAAGCTGTTTTCTTTAAAGACCGCTTATTATGTGTGTTTTAAACTTGCACCTGACCAAAAATAAGTGCTTTGATTCCAAGGCTTTTTTTGTGACCACTATTCCTGCCAAagtaggttgacatggacagagaggttgtcaagaggcacctggtttcactagatgagttcaaattcctggaccagagaagactggaggagagcaaatattATCCCAGTCTTCCAAAAAGGGAAGAAAGGGGACCCTGGAAGCTAcaagccagtgagtctgacctctgttgcagggaagataatggagcagatgttaAAGGGGACAATCTGCAAGGACAACTTGGTGATTCAGGGAagtgagcatggatttgtctccaacaattTTGCCAGACCagtctggtttccttctttgactgagtgacaaGTTTATTAGATCATGGTAaatcagttgatgtcatttacctgtatttcagtaaggcttttgacaagtgtTTCCATGGGTACACTGGAGGACACCAGACTGGATTTTGGATAGTTAGGTGGTTAAAGAACCACACCccaagagtagttgtcaatgatatttcatcagattggaaggaGATGAGCAGTGGGGTTCCTCAGGGTCCAGTACTTTTCCCCATTTTTAaatcaattatctggatgagggggtggagggactaattaaatttgcagatgacatcaaattgggaggagtagcaaacagcccagaagacagagttcaacgatatCTGAACACGcttgaaaagtgggcaaatgagaacaagatatacaattcaataaggataagtgcagagttctatatcgGGGTCACAAAAATGACAAGCATACATACTGGATGAGAGAGATTCTTCTGAGTTAGCAGTATGTGTGAACAACATCTTGGGTTATGTAAGCTACATATGAGTAGATGGATGTGTGATGAAGCTGTAAGGAAGGTAAATGCAATCTTAGGTTGCATCAACAAACACATCATATTAAAATCACAggactttttcagccttggcctttcaacctggtggaatgagctcccggaagagctcagggccctgacaCGGCTatcatagttccgcagggcctgcaaaatggagttcttctgccagacatttggttgaggccaggctgtagAAGACCAGGTCCCTCCTCCAATGGTCCTAATGGCTTTCATGGCCTTAAATGCCCCGTCCATCTTGGACAACCTCCCAAGGCTGGTGGGTGGTGCATACTAGGACTGGTTGGGGAAATTGGGGAGGGTTCTGACAGGTTTAGGCCACTGGGGAAAtgtgttttattcttgttttattgtgttttgtaaACTGACACGAGCCAgcatggtctgggagtggcagtcaataaatcgaTAAATAAATAGTGCTACTGTATATTGCatttgtcagaccacacctgggtgtagtttgcatggagctttttacctactcccagcttgaataaatccctcccatctacaataaattcgatttccattttgattttgagcactttaaattttccctctgcaacatgcacgattgatccagagtgaccctacctttcccccgcaatatccagaagtggctataaccctcaatatttgaaaaaatcccCATCAGCAAgtgtgcagcttcctgctttttgcgaattaactctcTTCTCcactcatagcaaagcagtcttcactGATTGTCCAGTCAGTTCAaaaacttcctggttcctggttgcaaggcttgttttaaagtgtcttagctccagaagctctaacttccctccgcagagatttgcctcttggatttattcccccctcctctgctgtctccaatcctctccctcccacgTGTTCAataaaagaggctcctgctgcacttggctcccctcccagttctgagctttcccaaccaATCACAAggggctggaagagaccacaggaGGCCATCCAgtttagcccctccccttctggagactttaaaaacacaacaggtgctcatccaatatcctcctaaaaacttccaatgaggGAGATGTGAACCCCGAAGTCAAGCAAAAGGGGCCCTATCATTTGGAGTTAGGATTAGGTGAggcaaagaaagggagggaaaccCTCCTGACCTTAACGTTGACTAATCTAGCGGAATATTTTTATGCCAGTCTCATGCTTATTAGGCAGTGCCACTTTACagcaaggagggcaggatgctgtttccattggctacagaggagaggatgtgcagtaatgggtttaaacttcaagttgatcaggttggactagatggcctctatggacccttccaactctttgattctgtgacaCTGTACAGTTGGATATGCAGTCTCCCTTCTGAATATATCCCAAATTTGGGGAGCCTTTGTACGCGAATTCCAGAAAGAGAAAGGCTCCCCTCACACAACCCTAAAACCCCACCCCAAAGATCTCTTGCCTGCAAAATCCAGAGAAGAGCGATGACCCGAGGGCAGGGAGGCACCTGCGCGCGCGACAAGGCGCGGCTCCTTCCAGGAACAGGGGTGTGTGGCTCCGCCCCTTACCTGCCCATTCCCGCCTCTCCCGGCCGCTCTGTGGGCGGGGCGCCCGCTTCCAGGAGTGGGCGTGGCCTCAGGCTCTCCGGACTTAGCCGGCCGCGCTGGCGCAGCCGCTCATTCGCAGCCATGGTGCGTGCCTCGCGGAGCTGCCTGTCGGGCGCGTTGCGCGGCTTCGCGCtttgcctgctgctgctgtgcctgcCCGTGTTGGCCGCCGACCGCCGGATGCTGGTCGGGGGGTGGCGCGACCGCTCCGTGTCCGACGGGGACGTGCGGGAGGCGGCCGGGGTCGCCGTCAATCACTTCAACCAAGTCAGCAACAGCCTCTTCTACAGCCGCTCGCAGGAGATCCTCAAGGCGCAGAGCCAAGTACGTTTCCCTTTGGGGGCGCTGCATGGCTTCCTCCTACTCCGCAGCAGCCTGATGCTCTGGAAGGATGgcgcttaaggggggggggggcagaacagcTGTCCCGGAGCAGATCAGCTGCTGGCGGATCTCTCGGGACGCGTGCCGGGTGGGTGGGTCCGCCAGCGGGAGAAGCGTTCTTTGCAGTTGCGCGGTGGGGAAGGGGATGCGCTCTGTGCTTGCTCAGAGGCGCTCTAGCCACACTTCACGCGATCCGAAGGCATGGCAGTGAATGCTGAGCCGCAGCGCCTAGGAAACGCTGGGTGGGTGCGCCTGTGTGTCTGGGGACAGGGGGAGAGGGGTAGGAGACCTGAGCTTGGAGGGATCAGCAAGTAGGGCTGGGTGTTGAGGGGCTGCCCTGCATGTCTGCAGACGAGTTGCTAAAAGATCTCACGGATGAGGAGGGATCTCAGCTCGGTTTACACTTTCAAAAGTGGGGTGCTCAACCCTATGGCCTTTTTTATGTGCCTTCCttgtataaggcagcttaataGCTTTTAGACAGGTGTCTAGTGCTTCTGAAAAATTTCCGGACTCTTGTCTCCTTGCAAAGGCCCTTTGAAGGTAGGCTGGTATGGCCTGATGGCCTGAGTCGCTTGCTTGGTGAGTGGTGAGATtttagttagaagaagaagaaaagttggttacccggcttttcactgcctgaaggggtttcaaagcggcctttcctttcctctccccacaacagacaccctgtgaggcaggtggagctgacagtgctctgacaggactgctctgtgagaacagcactatcaggggtgtgactagcccagggtcacccagctggctgcatgtggaagagtggggaatcaagcccagtttactggattagaagccactacttcTGAGTTCAAGTTATGCTGTTGTGCTGTTTATCGGGGCTGCTGAGTGTTCAGAGCCAGTGAGTGGCTTGACTGGATGGGTGCTGATAGAGATGGGTAGGCTCCCATTTGCCAAACGCTGAAACTATGAGGAGGGCTAAAGTGTGGGTAGTTTGATTTGGCAGTATGGAGGGGTGATTTTAAGTGGGAAGGTCAGTTTTAGGGATactctcagtgctgtggcaagcccaagatcacccagctggctgcatgtggagaaggagcggggaatcgaacccgactcgccagatcagaagtccacactcctgaccactacaccaagctggctctagtctGGAAAAAGGTGGATGAGATATACATAGCAAGCCACACTGCATTTCAGGAACAATTTGTGTAGTGTGTTCAGAGAGTTCAAAGTGCTTTGCTtaggctaggattgccaactccttACCCACCTCTGCTCTTGTGCCATAACAACTAGTTGGCCAGCAGTCCTTAGCAAGCAAGACGGGCGTTAAAAGACAGTGTTGGCAGTAAGTTGTAAAAGTCTTCATAAAAACGAAGCTTCAGTATGCATTTGCAGGGCGCCCTTGTTGCCTGCCTCTCAGTCAATAATGGGGTATTTCATGCCTTGTGCTGCTCTGTAAAACACCAAATGCTATAAAAGCAAGCCTGTTGAAGAATAATGTTGTTTCCCCAGGTGGTAGAAGGAATAAGGTACAGTCTGAAGATTTTGCTGGTGAGCACACGGTGTGACAAAAGAAGCAAGCAAGGACTGACGCATTTGGACCTGGGACGATGTGAGCTGCCCCCAAGGACGGAACAGCAGGTGAGAAGGCAGAGATTGGACGGGACCAGGGGTTTGGATCTGCTGTGTGATGCTCAGATAGGGCGAGACACCACTAGTCTTGTAACCTGCTTGGAAAGGATTTAAAATGCTATGGTTCTCCTTTTCTTCCATGTATTAGGGTCTGAGCAAATGTGCGATTTTTTGCCAATGCTAAAAACACTTTGTTAGAAATCCCTATCCCTTGCAGTCCTCAGGGTTTCTTGGCTAGAACTTGAGTTATTAATACAATTTTTAATTGGGTTAACTTTGTGGTGTGTTTTGTATCAAATGCGGGTGGTCTAGAATTATGGCCTTTGTACTGTGATCTAGGTTTATTATGGCTTTCTAACTGGTTTTGTGTCTCCACTAGCAATGCACCCTTGTCTGAGTTAATGGGCAGCAAAGGGCTGTTTATAATGCCCGCCTGTGTGATGGCAAATGAGAAGGCCTTGGGGAATTTAATTACTCAGTTTGTCCccttctttcttcccaatggggacccaaactgGTTTACACCATTCTACTGTCCTCCAATTTATCCTTGCGACAACCCTGTGGGAAAGGCTAAGTTGAAAGAGTGGCTGTTCTTAGGTCATCCAGCACAAGTATGGCttcaaacccaggtcttccaAATGCTGATCCAAAAGTCTTAGCCAAACCTCTACTGGCTCATAGACACAGCCAGCCTTCTGTCTTTAGTGTGAAAGAGAGCAGTTTTCCAGTGCCATCCAGCTAAATTTAGATATGATGGCTGAGAACCTAGCTTTCCCCATGGTCAAAACCACCCGAATGCAGAAGGTTCTTAGTTTCCTGCCTAAAGCAAGAAGTGTTTAGCTGTGGTAGCCACTGAATAGCTATCAAAAAAGAAGACAGGGTAAACATCGTATCCTTGGTGTGTGATGCTCACTCAACAGGTCCTTCCTGTTGTTACTGATGAATCATCAGAGTGGAGTTTAAGTAGCAGGTTCTCTTGTCGAAACCAGTACCCTGTTGGTTGCATCACTGTCTTGGTGCATTCCTCCCAATCATTAAAATGGGCTACATCACTTCATGGTTTTGAGATGATGTTGGCATGcgtggagatgctgcctggcatTTATGTCTGGGATTGCTCATGCGCGCATGAAAGGTCACCCCTTGATGCTTCCAAAATCTGGCAGCTTCAGTACACATGACCCATCCCCAAGAATCCCTGGTATCCCATTCAGTTAGAGTCAGAAGTCAGTGTTACGACTGGTGGCAGGTTATTGGCTCACTAACAGCTGTCAATTATTGCAGAATAGGGCG
It contains:
- the LOC143832546 gene encoding cystatin-like, with product MVRASRSCLSGALRGFALCLLLLCLPVLAADRRMLVGGWRDRSVSDGDVREAAGVAVNHFNQVSNSLFYSRSQEILKAQSQVVEGIRYSLKILLVSTRCDKRSKQGLTHLDLGRCELPPRTEQQRQTCKFYVWSRPWLNDTHVTEMICGQARS